The genomic stretch TGAAAGACTGACACGTCGTATTAAACTCTCCCGACTGCATCCGTTTGAATTGAACTATTTGTATGATTCTCTTTTAAGTATCAAAGAGGTGGTGACCTTTATGGAGAACTATAAATTCTTTGAACCACCATGCAGTTCCAATGATTTACAAATTTTCATAGACTCTATTGATTCTACGTTTGATTTGAGTATCAGCGGTAAGTATATGCTTAAAGATGTTGAAGATAATATGATCAGTGAGGGGATTAACGCTCAAATTGATGAGCTTAATATTGAAAATCAAAAACTTTTTAGTAAACTTGAAAATATCAAAGCACATATTCTAAGCTTTTTAAAAACAAATGATTCTAACTTTGTAGGAATCAATCGTTTAGATAAAGAGGGCTTTTTTATCTCATTGACCAAAAACCGATACAATTCGATTAAACAAGAGTTAGAAAATGCGCATATGATTGTTGAGGATGAGTTGTTGCTTTTTAAAGATTTTAAAATCAAGGTACAAACGAATTCTGTAAAAATCACGTGTTCTGTTACAGAAGATGTTTCTGATAAATATGTGCATAATCTGCGAAAAATTATTGAGTTGAATAAATTGGTTTTTAAAGAAAAACTTTTAGAGTTTGAAACCAAGTTTTCCCATCTGTTAGAAGAGTTGGTGATTTTTATTGCTGAAATTGATGTGACGGTTTCTAATATTAAAACGGCTAAAAAGTACAACTATGTTTGCCCAAAGATTGTTAAAACCAAAGAAGAAGAGAATTTCTTAGAACTCATTGAAGTACGCCATCCTATTATTGAAGCCAGTGAAGAACAGGGCATTTACGTACCCAATGACATTATCTTAGGGGAGCTTTCATTAGCCAGTGAAGAGTACAAAAACAATGTCATCATAAAAAATTCCAATCCGGTGAACATCTATGATAACAAAATGCATGGGGTATTGTTGTATGGGATTAATTCAAGCGGGAAATCTTCACTCATGAAATCCGTGGGGATTGCTGTGATTTTAGCGCAATCAGGTTTTTACGTGCCGTGCAAGTCGATGAGGTTCTCTATATTTGATGCCATTTATACGCGTATCAGCGGAAGTGATAACATTGCTAAAGGCCTCTCTTCGTTTGCTGTAGAGATGTTAGAACTTAAAAATATTTTCAACCGTGCTACTAAAAAATCCTTGGTACTTGGAGATGAAATCTCACACAGTACAGAAACCATGAGTGGAGTGAGTATCGTTGCCAGTGCTATCTTGAAATTGGCCAAACTGCAATCACTGTTTTTGTTTGCCACACACTTGCATCAGCTTCCTGAACTTGAAGAGATAGAGAAGCTTAAAAATGTGATTTGTTTGCATCTAAGTGTGATGTACCAAGATGAAGAAGATAAACTCATTTTCAATCGAAAACTGCAATATGGAAGTGGAAGCAGCATGTATGGATTGGAGTATGCGAAGTCTTTGCATATGGATAAAGAGTTTTTGCGTATGGCCAATGATATTCGTAAAAAAATCACGGACGATTATGAACCGCTTGAACGAATCACGCAACAAAAAAGAAGCAACTACAACAAAAATATGATTGTCTCTACGTGTACGATTTGTGGAAGAGCAGTGGATGA from Candidatus Marinarcus aquaticus encodes the following:
- a CDS encoding MutS-related protein; amino-acid sequence: MVINEVNEILENKKDLLTVTYFKLQRFFETKYGANTVVLMEIGTFFEVYEVNNDEEQVGKAKEIAELLNIQLTRKNKSILENSQENPIMAGVPTISLEKHLARIIGEKKYTIVIIRQKGLPPKVTRYLDTVVSPGTNFDFVIDQDENNITGLTIDCNKGIFSIGYSAIDVTTGKCYYNEVHGTSEDKSYALDEAFNYMNMHKTSEVVVSFADKNINQKEIIEYLELSHKTFHISSFRPKIIYQNELFKNVFNIESLLTSIEHLDMERVPLATECLAILIDFVISHDAKIIQKLSLPIKLDVSKYIYLGNNALEQLNIIDTPHNPSLLRLINNTSTAMGKRLLKERLTHPVKESKELLRRYALSKELYDYHAPIENELANIYDIERLTRRIKLSRLHPFELNYLYDSLLSIKEVVTFMENYKFFEPPCSSNDLQIFIDSIDSTFDLSISGKYMLKDVEDNMISEGINAQIDELNIENQKLFSKLENIKAHILSFLKTNDSNFVGINRLDKEGFFISLTKNRYNSIKQELENAHMIVEDELLLFKDFKIKVQTNSVKITCSVTEDVSDKYVHNLRKIIELNKLVFKEKLLEFETKFSHLLEELVIFIAEIDVTVSNIKTAKKYNYVCPKIVKTKEEENFLELIEVRHPIIEASEEQGIYVPNDIILGELSLASEEYKNNVIIKNSNPVNIYDNKMHGVLLYGINSSGKSSLMKSVGIAVILAQSGFYVPCKSMRFSIFDAIYTRISGSDNIAKGLSSFAVEMLELKNIFNRATKKSLVLGDEISHSTETMSGVSIVASAILKLAKLQSLFLFATHLHQLPELEEIEKLKNVICLHLSVMYQDEEDKLIFNRKLQYGSGSSMYGLEYAKSLHMDKEFLRMANDIRKKITDDYEPLERITQQKRSNYNKNMIVSTCTICGRAVDDVHHIKEQARANKEGFIGHVNVNHKYNLIPLCKEHHKMVHEGKININGFVATSKGLELHYTMVEEKK